A window of the Streptomyces sp. Ag109_O5-10 genome harbors these coding sequences:
- a CDS encoding 4'-phosphopantetheinyl transferase superfamily protein, protein MPVLEFGTATLAAAPRLPAAGRLDVWLVRRAALETAAELLDLSELSEAERRRTASFVRPADGVTYASAHVALRRLLGGYLGLPPRDVPFVREPCPGCAEPHGRPAVAHPDPPLHFSLAHSHGMAVVAVSRTVVGADVERLPRAETVEVCTPALHPGEQAELAALGDAGERRAAFGRLWTRKEAYLKALGTGLSRDPGHDYLGADPQRRPAGWTLLDLPSGPRHNAAVAVRGAAPDQVTVRWVPPAALYAGETVDLDADGTVGVPVPVPVGVTTRVSDWGA, encoded by the coding sequence ATGCCGGTCCTGGAGTTCGGCACGGCCACCCTCGCCGCCGCGCCGAGACTGCCCGCCGCCGGCCGGCTGGACGTCTGGCTGGTCCGCCGGGCCGCCCTGGAGACCGCGGCCGAACTGCTCGACCTGTCCGAGCTGAGCGAGGCGGAGCGCCGGCGGACCGCGTCCTTCGTCCGGCCGGCGGACGGGGTGACGTACGCCTCCGCGCACGTCGCCCTGCGCCGGCTGCTCGGCGGCTACCTGGGGCTGCCCCCACGGGACGTGCCGTTCGTGCGGGAGCCCTGCCCGGGCTGCGCCGAGCCGCACGGCCGGCCGGCGGTCGCGCACCCCGACCCGCCGCTGCACTTCTCCCTCGCGCACAGCCACGGCATGGCCGTGGTCGCCGTCTCCCGTACGGTCGTCGGCGCCGACGTGGAGCGGCTGCCGCGGGCCGAGACCGTCGAGGTCTGCACCCCGGCCCTGCACCCGGGGGAGCAGGCCGAGCTGGCCGCGCTCGGCGACGCCGGGGAACGGCGCGCCGCCTTCGGGCGGCTGTGGACCCGCAAGGAGGCCTATCTCAAGGCGCTCGGCACCGGGCTCTCCCGCGACCCCGGCCACGACTACCTGGGCGCCGACCCGCAGCGCAGGCCGGCCGGCTGGACGCTGCTCGACCTGCCGTCCGGGCCCCGGCACAACGCGGCCGTCGCGGTGCGCGGTGCGGCGCCGGACCAGGTCACCGTGCGCTGGGTGCCGCCGGCCGCGCTGTACGCGGGCGAGACGGTCGACCTGGACGCCGACGGGACGGTGGGCGTGCCCGTCCCCGTGCCCGTGGGCGTGACCACCCGAGTATCCGACTGGGGAGCGTGA